The uncultured Fibrobacter sp. genome has a window encoding:
- a CDS encoding fibrobacter succinogenes major paralogous domain-containing protein encodes MVIKKRNVFTINSTVRLIEILMAIPLLVACGDENGNQSQSPEMPQREVVSYDELGYCTTDREGDSIFVASQSTDYLCINNNWIDITNVQISSSFGVNPVYSSSGIETITSSSSIFFFSSSEIKQFNSSSSIAKNTTNSSSSSVIIKSSDNNSSSSSSNSICMEVNAKGSLGGKCNSTNIGLCAFARADSSYHICRAKGWDLANKIEIDTYQWSNGKDGEIKKGNVTSTYYIFEKNKWSEAKKETALGLCTANNQGEVKKYVEYDISYFICDDGNWREASVIEYDTYEWDAGKDGEVRAGSVKPTNYYVYEDGIWRKAADYIEKQYGACVASRESEKISTGGKYFTCENKKWKEISIKIFVLGYCTAANEGTTGRIDTMYYSCENGDWTEIPAKEYELGPCSKNYVGIIKKWNEEYYICRSEWYKMTTLEYDTYGKVCSADGSIVDGEVITENKYVCDSTTSKGAFFRKATEIEISLEKGCTGYTVEDEIRKQISENQDSIYRCPNQNSVWDGTIGAHVTIGSFIDERDNKTYKSVTIGEQTWMSENLRYRKTGSSCYTNIELCENAKMTWGLYYTWSGAMDACPEGWHLPSREEFETLISAVGGQSVAGKMLKSSTRWEANNGADSYSFTAFPAGYGYGSSYNGIGEYAHFWSSTELDKNKAYGLSLQAYETYTECALSNCARYSNRAYIDESPKKDEYSVRCVKD; translated from the coding sequence ATGGTCATCAAAAAAAGAAATGTATTTACAATCAATTCGACCGTTAGACTCATTGAAATTTTGATGGCGATACCGCTCCTCGTTGCATGTGGCGATGAAAACGGCAATCAAAGTCAATCGCCCGAAATGCCTCAACGTGAAGTAGTCTCATACGATGAACTTGGTTACTGCACCACGGATCGCGAAGGAGACTCCATTTTCGTAGCATCACAAAGCACAGATTATCTATGCATAAACAACAATTGGATTGATATAACCAATGTCCAAATTTCAAGTTCCTTTGGCGTTAACCCAGTTTATAGCAGTTCAGGAATCGAAACCATTACATCATCATCAAGTATCTTTTTTTTCAGCAGCTCAGAAATCAAACAATTCAACTCTTCATCAAGCATAGCCAAGAATACAACAAATTCCAGCAGTTCTTCCGTCATCATAAAATCTAGCGACAACAACTCATCAAGTTCTTCAAGCAACTCAATCTGTATGGAAGTAAACGCCAAAGGCAGTCTTGGTGGAAAATGTAATTCTACAAACATCGGTCTCTGCGCCTTTGCACGTGCCGATTCCTCATATCATATCTGTAGAGCAAAAGGCTGGGATCTTGCAAACAAAATTGAAATAGATACTTACCAATGGTCGAATGGTAAAGATGGGGAAATCAAGAAAGGCAACGTCACAAGCACTTACTACATCTTTGAGAAAAATAAATGGAGCGAAGCCAAAAAAGAAACAGCCTTGGGACTTTGTACAGCCAACAATCAGGGGGAAGTCAAAAAATACGTAGAATATGACATTTCCTATTTTATCTGCGATGACGGCAACTGGAGAGAAGCTTCAGTCATAGAATATGATACTTATGAATGGGACGCGGGAAAAGATGGTGAGGTGAGAGCCGGTTCAGTAAAACCGACAAATTATTATGTTTATGAAGATGGAATATGGCGTAAAGCCGCAGATTATATCGAAAAACAATATGGAGCATGCGTTGCTAGCAGAGAAAGTGAAAAAATTTCCACGGGAGGAAAGTACTTTACCTGCGAAAATAAGAAATGGAAAGAAATATCAATCAAAATTTTTGTGTTGGGATATTGTACGGCCGCAAATGAAGGCACAACGGGACGAATCGACACCATGTATTACTCCTGTGAAAATGGTGATTGGACAGAAATTCCAGCAAAGGAGTACGAATTAGGCCCCTGTTCAAAGAACTATGTTGGAATTATAAAAAAATGGAATGAGGAGTATTATATCTGTCGTTCCGAATGGTATAAGATGACAACATTGGAATATGACACCTACGGGAAAGTATGTTCCGCAGACGGAAGCATTGTCGATGGAGAAGTTATTACAGAAAACAAATATGTTTGTGACAGCACTACTTCAAAAGGAGCTTTTTTTAGGAAAGCAACTGAAATTGAAATTTCACTTGAAAAAGGCTGCACGGGATACACTGTAGAAGATGAAATCAGGAAACAAATATCTGAAAATCAAGATTCGATTTATAGATGTCCAAATCAGAATAGTGTTTGGGACGGAACTATTGGAGCTCATGTAACAATAGGTTCTTTCATTGACGAAAGGGATAACAAAACATACAAGTCCGTCACCATAGGAGAGCAAACCTGGATGTCTGAAAACTTAAGATACCGAAAAACAGGATCATCTTGCTACACCAACATAGAACTCTGCGAAAACGCAAAAATGACATGGGGACTTTATTATACATGGTCCGGGGCGATGGATGCATGTCCTGAAGGTTGGCACCTTCCGTCACGGGAAGAATTCGAAACCTTAATCTCTGCTGTTGGGGGACAATCTGTAGCGGGAAAGATGCTCAAATCTTCGACAAGATGGGAAGCAAATAATGGAGCGGATTCATACTCTTTCACGGCGTTTCCTGCTGGATATGGATACGGTTCCTCTTACAACGGTATTGGCGAATATGCTCACTTTTGGAGTTCGACAGAACTTGATAAGAACAAAGCATACGGACTATCTTTGCAAGCTTATGAAACATATACAGAGTGTGCTCTTTCTAACTGTGCTCGTTACAGTAATCGAGCGTACATTGATGAAAGCCCAAAAAAAGATGAATACTCCGTCCGTTGCGTCAAAGATTGA
- a CDS encoding GNAT family N-acetyltransferase encodes MLIGRLAVSKDFQGHGIGSEILDFLKIWFSDSHNKTACRFLAVDAYNAQSVLKFYGNNEFSFIFKSENEERASLQLHESEPLRTRMMCCDLFPKDLKTFKGLQRCSPFYIRRGKRWTKKEPRRRGSSLYLVRNQ; translated from the coding sequence GTGCTAATCGGTCGCCTTGCTGTAAGCAAGGATTTTCAAGGACATGGTATCGGTTCAGAAATTTTGGACTTTCTAAAGATTTGGTTTTCAGACTCTCACAATAAGACTGCTTGCAGGTTTCTTGCTGTTGACGCCTACAACGCCCAATCTGTCTTAAAATTCTATGGGAATAATGAGTTTTCGTTCATTTTCAAATCCGAAAACGAAGAGCGAGCTAGTTTACAGTTGCACGAGAGCGAACCTTTACGCACTCGCATGATGTGTTGCGATTTGTTCCCGAAGGATCTAAAAACATTTAAAGGACTGCAGCGATGCAGTCCTTTTTATATAAGAAGGGGCAAGCGTTGGACTAAAAAAGAACCCCGTCGCCGAGGTTCTTCGCTGTATCTTGTCCGAAATCAGTGA
- a CDS encoding PD-(D/E)XK nuclease family transposase, whose protein sequence is MNIKSFDDLDITDPIMFGLVFSNKHIAKPFIEHLLNIKIDHLETPIPEAVLSYDAEHKGVRYDVFARETNENGETVRSFDLEMQMVDTKELPQRARYYQSVGDGVALSKGGYYTSLKEQYVIFLCPMDIFGRGLPCYHFENRASEDPSITLGDLSYKNFYIFKKYEMFTDPVVKAYMKYFATRNADSRETKTINDQVSLYKADTLIRNKYMTYEFDLHESEEKGKTKAQVETAVTMLADGEPVEKIVKYSRLSEEEVLKLRESSMESAAK, encoded by the coding sequence ATGAATATTAAGTCTTTTGACGACCTTGACATTACGGACCCGATTATGTTCGGGCTCGTATTCAGCAACAAGCATATCGCGAAGCCTTTTATTGAGCACTTGCTGAACATCAAAATTGATCATTTGGAAACGCCAATTCCAGAGGCGGTTTTGAGTTACGATGCAGAACATAAGGGCGTTCGTTACGATGTCTTCGCGCGGGAAACCAATGAAAACGGCGAAACGGTTCGTTCCTTTGATTTGGAAATGCAGATGGTTGATACCAAGGAACTCCCGCAGCGTGCTAGGTACTACCAGAGTGTGGGCGATGGCGTCGCGCTTTCGAAGGGCGGTTATTACACCAGTCTCAAGGAACAATATGTCATCTTCTTGTGCCCTATGGATATTTTTGGACGTGGACTTCCCTGTTATCATTTCGAAAACAGGGCAAGTGAAGATCCGAGTATTACTTTGGGAGACCTTTCTTACAAAAATTTTTATATCTTTAAGAAGTACGAAATGTTTACAGACCCGGTTGTCAAGGCGTACATGAAGTACTTTGCGACTAGGAATGCGGACTCTCGTGAAACAAAAACCATCAACGACCAGGTGTCTCTTTACAAGGCCGATACTCTCATTAGGAACAAGTATATGACTTACGAATTCGACCTTCATGAAAGTGAAGAAAAGGGCAAAACCAAAGCTCAAGTTGAAACTGCTGTAACCATGCTTGCAGATGGTGAACCTGTCGAAAAAATCGTCAAGTATTCGCGACTTTCCGAAGAGGAAGTGCTTAAATTGCGTGAATCTAGTATGGAATCGGCAGCAAAGTAA
- the thrS gene encoding threonine--tRNA ligase, with protein MSQIELTFPDGSVRSVASGTTGLEIAKGISEGLARKALGVKLGDKVLDLTRPLTESGTIKIITPSNDDPDALMLLRHSCSHVLAEAICDLFPGTKLAYGPAIDKGFYYDLMTPTPIQQSDFERIEKRMKEIIKEDRPFTRCEVSAADGLKRTEGDKYKTDNAQRALAREGSDGTLSFYVTGEPGKNFEDLCAGPHVPSTGKLKNFKVLSMSGAYWHGDQNSDQLTRVYGTCFADKEGLETYLKFLEEAEKRDHRKIGKEMDLYHIEDHSPGMVFWHPKGTKMVNALKDYIRGKIDRRGYLEVITPEIVNKTLWIKSGHADKYNENMFKTLAGDVEMAVKPMNCPCHIQIFNTGLRSWRDLPMRLAEFGKCHRYEPAGTMHGLMRVRGFVQDDAHIFCTEDQIASEVADFCALVKEIYHDFGFDDIVVKFSTRPEKRVGSDEIWDKAEAALAEATKLAGLDYILNPGEGAFYGPKLEFTLKDSLGRDWQCGTIQVDFNLPQRLGAEYVGKDNQKHIPVMLHRAAVGSIERFLGILIEEFMGDFPLWLAPVQARVLPISEKFVDYAKQVEKELVNAGVRVEVDESNEKLGYKIRQCELQKIPYKIIVGEKEQAEGVIAVNKRKEGDKGQMTVADFLKMTEDDRKVVR; from the coding sequence ATGTCTCAAATCGAACTCACCTTCCCCGATGGCTCCGTACGTTCCGTAGCATCGGGCACCACCGGCCTCGAAATTGCGAAGGGCATTTCCGAAGGTCTTGCACGCAAGGCGCTTGGCGTCAAACTCGGCGATAAGGTCCTCGACCTCACGCGCCCGCTCACCGAGAGCGGCACGATCAAGATTATCACGCCGAGCAACGACGACCCGGATGCTCTGATGCTCCTGCGTCACAGCTGCAGCCACGTGCTCGCCGAAGCCATCTGCGACCTGTTCCCGGGCACCAAGCTCGCCTACGGTCCGGCTATCGACAAGGGTTTCTACTACGATTTGATGACACCGACCCCGATCCAGCAGTCGGATTTCGAGCGCATCGAAAAGCGCATGAAGGAAATCATCAAGGAAGACCGTCCGTTTACCCGTTGCGAAGTCAGCGCCGCCGATGGCCTGAAGCGCACCGAAGGCGACAAGTACAAGACGGATAACGCGCAGCGCGCTCTCGCCCGCGAAGGTAGCGACGGCACTCTCAGCTTCTACGTGACTGGCGAACCGGGCAAGAACTTTGAAGACCTCTGTGCCGGCCCCCACGTGCCTTCTACTGGCAAGCTCAAGAATTTCAAGGTGCTCTCGATGTCGGGCGCCTACTGGCATGGCGACCAGAACAGCGACCAGCTGACCCGCGTGTACGGCACTTGCTTTGCTGACAAGGAAGGTCTCGAAACTTATTTGAAGTTCCTCGAAGAAGCCGAAAAGCGCGACCACCGCAAGATCGGCAAGGAAATGGACCTCTACCACATCGAAGACCATTCTCCGGGCATGGTGTTCTGGCACCCGAAGGGCACCAAGATGGTGAACGCCCTCAAGGACTACATCCGCGGCAAGATTGACCGTCGCGGCTACCTCGAAGTGATTACGCCGGAAATCGTGAACAAGACTTTGTGGATCAAGTCCGGCCACGCCGACAAGTACAACGAGAACATGTTCAAGACGCTGGCTGGCGACGTGGAAATGGCCGTGAAGCCGATGAACTGCCCCTGCCACATCCAGATTTTCAACACCGGGCTCCGCAGCTGGCGCGACCTGCCGATGCGCCTTGCCGAATTCGGTAAGTGCCACCGTTACGAACCTGCCGGTACCATGCACGGCCTGATGCGCGTGCGCGGCTTTGTGCAGGACGACGCCCACATCTTCTGTACCGAAGACCAGATTGCAAGCGAAGTGGCCGACTTCTGCGCCCTCGTCAAGGAAATCTACCACGACTTCGGTTTCGACGATATCGTGGTGAAGTTCTCCACCCGCCCGGAAAAGCGCGTGGGTTCCGACGAAATCTGGGACAAGGCTGAAGCCGCCCTCGCCGAAGCGACGAAGCTCGCCGGCCTCGACTACATCCTGAATCCGGGCGAAGGCGCCTTCTACGGCCCGAAGCTCGAATTCACGCTGAAGGACAGCCTCGGTCGTGACTGGCAGTGCGGTACCATCCAGGTGGACTTCAACCTCCCGCAGCGTCTGGGTGCCGAGTATGTCGGTAAGGACAACCAGAAGCACATTCCGGTGATGTTGCACCGTGCGGCCGTGGGTTCCATCGAACGCTTCCTCGGCATTTTGATCGAAGAATTCATGGGCGATTTCCCGCTGTGGCTCGCTCCGGTTCAGGCCCGCGTGCTCCCGATTTCCGAGAAGTTCGTGGACTACGCAAAGCAGGTCGAGAAGGAACTCGTGAACGCCGGCGTCCGCGTGGAAGTCGATGAGTCGAATGAGAAACTCGGCTACAAGATCCGTCAGTGCGAACTGCAGAAGATTCCTTACAAGATTATTGTAGGCGAAAAGGAACAGGCTGAAGGCGTTATCGCAGTCAACAAGAGAAAGGAAGGCGACAAGGGTCAAATGACTGTCGCAGACTTCCTCAAGATGACGGAAGACGACCGCAAGGTTGTTCGCTAA
- a CDS encoding type II toxin-antitoxin system Phd/YefM family antitoxin: MLDVCECIKPDSYVSSNIDEVMNFVNDRREPMVITQDGKSRAVLVDVETYQDMKKAFSLLKIIQLSEKDVQAGRTEPATMVFQDLRRKYNVGK; the protein is encoded by the coding sequence ATGCTTGATGTGTGCGAATGCATAAAGCCCGATTCTTACGTCAGTTCCAACATCGACGAAGTGATGAATTTTGTGAACGATCGCAGGGAACCGATGGTAATAACCCAGGATGGAAAATCTCGGGCGGTTCTTGTTGATGTCGAGACATACCAAGACATGAAGAAAGCCTTCAGCCTTCTAAAAATCATTCAACTTTCGGAAAAGGATGTCCAGGCAGGACGGACAGAACCGGCGACGATGGTTTTTCAGGATTTAAGGCGGAAGTACAATGTCGGAAAATGA